Below is a genomic region from Chloracidobacterium sp..
AAGCTGCTTCGGGTGATTGAAGAACGGCGCGTGATGCGGCTGGGTGGCGTCCGCCTGCTGACGCTCGATGTACGGTTTATCGCCGTGACGAACACCGATCTCGCCGCCGCTGTCGCGCGCCGAGCCTTTCGCGCCGACCTCTTTCACCGCCTGAACGTTGTTGCCTTGGAAGTGCCGCCGTTGCGGAACCGCCCAGCCGACATTCCACCGCTCGCCCGGCATTTCCTCAAGTTGGCGGCGCAGCGCAACCATTTGCCGTCCCTCAAGCTCGAAGCGGAAACGCTGACGTTTCTTGAGCGGTATGACTTCCCCGGCAATGTTCGGGAACTGCGGCACGCCATCGAGCACGCGGCTCTAGCGACGCCCGACGGCTGCATTCGGCGCGAGCATTTGCCTTCGCGGATGACCTCGGCAACGGCTCTCATTCGACATGCCTCGCGCAAGCCAACGTTGGCCGAACTCGAAGCGGCCTACATCCGCGAAATTTTGCGTCACGTCGGCTGGCGCAAAGCCGAGGCCGCGCGCATCTTGGGCATCAGTCGCAAAAACCTGTACGAAAAGCTGCGTGCCTACGGAATTCCCTACCAACCCACCGATGGAGACGCCGCCGACGCCTCCGCTTGACCGGCTTGGCGGCGGTTCGGTAGCGTCTTTTCCTTTATGGCGGCCGAAAAATGCCTCTTTCGGCTGTCGCACCCGGCGACTGCTCCCCAACAGCGTCGCCCTCACTGACGATGAGGAGTTTCTTGTGAGCTATGCGAGCCAACCAGATTCGGCGTGGAATGATCGTCTTGTTCGATAACCAACCGCACCGCGTCCTTGAATGCCGCCACCATACGCCCGGCAACCTGCGGGCAATAATGCAGACCAAACTCAAAAACCTCATCACCGGTACAACGTTTGAGCACCGTTTCAGCGCGACGGAGGATGTGGAACGCGCCACTCTTGAACAGCACGAGATGCAGTATCTGTATAGTGAAGGTGACACCCACTACTTTATGGATGTCACCACCTACGAGCAGGTTGGGCTGGAAGAAGAAATCTTGGGTGACGCGCTGAAATACTTGAAGGCGGATACGACCATTCAGGTCGAGGTCTACAACGGGCAGCCGGTCGCCATCCAGCTTCCAGCGGTGGTCGAGCTGAAGGTCATTGAAACGGAGCCGGAACTGAAGGGCGCGACGGTGACAGGTTCAAGTAAACCGGCCAAGCTTGAAACGGGACTGCAAATCAGCGTCCCCGGCTTCATCAAGGAAGGCGATATTATTCGGGTGGATACAAGCGAAGGGAAATACGTCGAACGCGCCAAGTAACCTGCGCGCCTTGCGCACCGCTCCTTCAGAGCCGCCGCATCGTTTACGACGGCCATAGGTGTGTTTACACATTTTCCGTTCCGGTTGTACAACACGGCGCTGACGGTCAGCGCGCCGCTCTGGTTGGGCTATTACGGGCTACGCGCGCTCCGCCGAAGGAGGGATTGGCGTCACCTCCGCGAACGATTCGTCCCACAACTCTCCGCTGCGCCGACGCCAACTATCTGGTTTCATTGCGTCTCCGTTGGCGAAGTCCTTGCCGGACAGCCTTTGGCCCAGGCCCTGCGTGAACGCCTTCCAAGAGCGCATTTTGTGATCTCGACGACGACGGAAACCGGACAGGCGCGCGCCCGGGAACAACTGGACTGGATGGGGCGGCACTTTTACTTTCCGCTCGACCTGCCGTGGGTGACGGAACGAGCCCTCGCCGCGCTGAAACCGGCGTTAGTCGTTATTCTAGAAACAGAAATCTGGCCCAACTTTTTACACGCCTGCGCCCAACGCGGTATCCCAGTCGTCCTCGCCAATGGACGACTTTCTGACCGTTCGTTCGTCCGCTACCGTTGTCTTGGATCAGCGATGGGCGATCTCTTGTGCCGCTTTACGCTGTGCCTCATGCAATCTGACGAAGATGCAGCGCGCAT
It encodes:
- the efp gene encoding elongation factor P: MRANQIRRGMIVLFDNQPHRVLECRHHTPGNLRAIMQTKLKNLITGTTFEHRFSATEDVERATLEQHEMQYLYSEGDTHYFMDVTTYEQVGLEEEILGDALKYLKADTTIQVEVYNGQPVAIQLPAVVELKVIETEPELKGATVTGSSKPAKLETGLQISVPGFIKEGDIIRVDTSEGKYVERAK
- a CDS encoding sigma-54 dependent transcriptional regulator, with translation MTTSELFIGASAPIQTLLKDAARIAPTDATVVITGESGVGKSLLARWLHEHSRRAAGPFVVIDCGALPEPLLEAELFGYERGAFTGATAAKAGRFEAAQHGTLVLDEVAALSPTAQAKLLRVIEERRVMRLGGVRLLTLDVRFIAVTNTDLAAAVARRAFRADLFHRLNVVALEVPPLRNRPADIPPLARHFLKLAAQRNHLPSLKLEAETLTFLERYDFPGNVRELRHAIEHAALATPDGCIRREHLPSRMTSATALIRHASRKPTLAELEAAYIREILRHVGWRKAEAARILGISRKNLYEKLRAYGIPYQPTDGDAADASA